A genomic region of Raphanus sativus cultivar WK10039 chromosome 6, ASM80110v3, whole genome shotgun sequence contains the following coding sequences:
- the LOC108809058 gene encoding uncharacterized protein LOC108809058: MRNVTLNRVVFFSKSLSLVPSLTPPQILHRSAAAASYPNRAIHCMADDSPLSQPDRSGDGSVSSAIDFLTLCSRLKTTPRAGWVKREVKNPESIADHMYRMGLMALVSSDIPGVNRDKCMKMAIVHDIAEAIVGDITPTCGVSKEEKNRRESEALQHMCKLLGGGERAEEIAELWREYEANESPEAKLVKDFDKLEMILQALEYEQEEGKDLDEFFQSTAGKFQTDIGKAWALEIASRRTKRH, from the exons atgaggAACGTGACTCTGAATAGAGTAGTATTCTTCTCCAAATCACTCTCTCTCGTCCCCTCTCTCACTCCTCCTCAAATCCTCCATCGCTCCGCCGCCGCAGCTTCGTATCCGAACCGAGCGATTCACTGCATGGCAGACGACTCCCCGCTCTCTCAACCGGATCGAAGCGGAGATGGTTCCGTCTCCTCCGCCATAGATTTTCTCACCCTCTGCTCTCGCCTCAAG ACAACTCCAAGAGCTGGATGGGTTAAAAGAGAAGTGAAGAATCCAGAATCAATAGCTGATCACATGTATCGGATGGGTCTTATGGCCTTAGTTTCTTCTGATATTCCCGGTGTTAACAGAGACAA ATGTATGAAAATGGCAATTGTTCATGACATTGCAGAAG CCATTGTAGGGGATATCACACCTACTTGCGGGGTCTCTAAAGAAGAGAAAAACCGTAGAGAGAGTGAAGCGCTTCAACACATGTGCAAACTCCTGGGTGGAGGAGAAAGAG CTGAAGAAATCGCTGAGCTGTGGAGAGAATATGAAGCTAACGAATCACCTGAAGCCAAACTTGTTAAAGATTTCGATAAGCTTGAGATGATTCTACAAGCTTTGGAATATGAACAAG AGGAAGGTAAAGATTTAGATGAGTTTTTCCAATCCACTGCAG GGAAGTTTCAGACTGATATAGGCAAAGCTTGGGCGTTGGAGATTGCTTCAAGAAGAACAAAGCGACACTAG
- the LOC108809967 gene encoding heterodimeric geranylgeranyl pyrophosphate synthase large subunit 2, protein MEAQILFLYFSLLVLSLNFLFQYIKPRLSRVFQPSLETQAKAAILSRKEVAEFLDSPIVEVVEDEDIYTTSSSTFDFDPYMTSKADAVNKALEEAIPVGEPLKIHEAMRYSVLAAGKRVRPILCLASCELVGGEENAAMPAACAVEMIHTMSLIKDDLPCMDNDDLRRGKPTTHKAYGEGVAILSGGALLSLAFEHMTTAEISSDRMVWAVRELARSIGTRGLVAGQAKDISSEGLELNDVGLEHLEFIHVHKTAVLLETAAVLGAIIGGGSDEEIESVRKFARCIGLLFQVVDDILDETKSSEELGKTAGKDQLLGKLTYPKLMGLEKSKEFVKRLTIDARQHLHGFTTEKVAPLVALTNFIANRNK, encoded by the coding sequence ATGGAAGCTCAAATTCTGTTTCTCTATTTCTCACTCCTCGTTCTCTCTCTAAATTTCTTATTTCAGTATATCAAACCAAGGCTAAGCCGCGTGTTCCAGCCTTCTCTTGAAACTCAAGCCAAGGCCGCCATTTTATCAAGAAAAGAAGTAGCCGAGTTTCTTGATTCTCCCATTGTGGAAGTAGTAGAAGATGAAGATATATACACAACTTCTAGTTCCACGTTCGATTTTGATCCATACATGACGAGTAAAGCCGATGCAGTGAACAAAGCTCTAGAAGAAGCCATACCTGTCGGGGAGCCACTCAAGATCCACGAAGCCATGCGTTACTCGGTTCTTGCAGCCGGTAAACGTGTAAGGCCTATTCTCTGCCTCGCTTCTTGTGAGCTAGTAGGCGGCGAAGAAAACGCCGCGATGCCAGCGGCTTGTGCGGTTGAGATGATCCACACCATGTCTCTTATCAAAGACGACTTGCCTTGTATGGACAATGACGATCTGCGTCGTGGGAAGCCCACCACTCACAAAGCCTATGGCGAAGGAGTCGCCATTCTCTCCGGAGGAGCTCTCTTGTCTCTTGCGTTTGAGCACATGACAACGGCGGAGATATCCTCGGATAGAATGGTTTGGGCGGTCAGGGAACTGGCTAGGTCCATTGGAACTAGAGGGTTAGTCGCGGGACAAGCCAAGGACATAAGTAGTGAAGGTTTGGAGTTGAACGACGTCGGTTTAGAGCATTTGGAGTTTATCCATGTACACAAAACTGCTGTTTTGTTGGAAACTGCTGCGGTTCTTGGAGCCATTATTGGTGGTGGATCTGATGAAGAGATTGAGAGTGTAAGAAAGTTTGCCAGGTGCATTGGATTGTTGTTTCAGGTGGTGGATGATATTTTGGACGAGACCAAGTCGTCGGAGGAATTGGGAAAAACCGCCGGAAAAGATCAGCTACTGGGAAAGCTGACGTACCCCAAGCTGATGGGGTTGGAGAAATCCAAAGAATTTGTTAAGAGATTGACTATAGATGCACGTCAACATCTTCATGGGTTTACTACGGAGAAGGTGGCACCTTTAGTAGCTCTTACTAATTTTATTGCCAATAGAAATAAATGA
- the LOC108805594 gene encoding tetraspanin-8, translating to MVRCSNNLVGILNFIVFLLSIPILAGGIWLSQKGSTECERFLDKPVIALGVFLMVVAIVGLIGSCCRVTWLLWTYLLVMLLLIILVFCFTIFAFVVTNKGAGEKVSGRGYKEYRLGDYSNWLQKRVNSDKNWRKIRSCLVESKVCSKLEAKLINEPVNKFYDEHLTALQSGCCKPAERCQFTYVSATNWTKPAGTHTDPDCQTWDNAPSKLCFDCQSCKAGLLDNIKSAWKKVAVVNIIFLVFLIIVYSVGCCALRNNKRDDSYGRTYGYKP from the exons ATGGTTCGTTGTAGCAACAACCTCGTCGGCATACTCAACTTCATCGTCTTCCTCCTCTCGATCCCCATCTTAGCCGGAGGTATATGGCTAAGCCAAAAAGGGTCAACTGAGTGTGAGCGTTTCCTGGACAAGCCCGTGATTGCTCTAGGAGTTTTCCTCATGGTTGTAGCGATCGTCGGTCTGATCGGTTCGTGCTGCAGAGTCACATGGCTTCTCTGGACGTATCTCCTTGTCATGCTCCTCTTGATTATCCTCGTCTTCTGCTTTACGATTTTCGCCTTTGTTGTCACTAACAAAGGCGCGGGGGAGAAAGTTTCTGGAAGAGGGTATAAAGAGTATAGACTTGGAGATTACTCTAACTGGTTGCAGAAACGTGTGAACAGTGACAAGAACTGGAGGAAGATTAGGAGTTGTCTTGTTGAGAGCAAAGTCTGTTCTAAACTTGAAGCTAAGCTTATTAATGAACCTGTCAATAAGTTCTACGATGAACACCTGACTGCCCTTCAG TCTGGTTGCTGCAAACCCGCAGAGAGATGCCAATTCACTTACGTAAGCGCCACAAACTGGACCAAGCCGGCCGGGACACACACTGATCCAGACTGCCAAACCTGGGACAACGCACCTAGCAAGCTCTGCTTCGATTGCCAATCTTGCAAAGCGGGTCTCCTCGACAATATCAAGAGTGCGTGGAAGAAAGTTGCGGTTGTTAACATCATCTTTCTCGTCTTCCTCATCATTGTCTACTCTGTTGGTTGCTGTGCTTTGAGGAACAATAAGAGAGATGACAGCTACGGCCGTACTTATGGATATAAGCCTTGA